Within the Zea mays cultivar B73 chromosome 10, Zm-B73-REFERENCE-NAM-5.0, whole genome shotgun sequence genome, the region acatggactcccacctttggtgagttcatgcacattattccctatgacttgttgagctatgatcttttgtgagctcacacttgcgatatataaactccctcacaggagaagaacaggtggcccaggaggagccgcacaacgaggagttcgaattGATATAGGTGGCGTCTTccagtcgactttatggcgccaaggatatactttagttcgctttatatttatcttttattttgtaagacttccgctttgtaataaatacttttatgatattgtgacatttatctttatacactctgttattatatgtgttgtcttttttggcgcatatatgagatgcacccagctttatcccttaaattcgggtgtgacacgtCCCTATCGAGGGCGTGGGCGTCAGCCGAGCCTGCCCCCGTCCCCTGCCTCGGTGGAAGAGGCAGGAGCCGTGGAGAGGGAAGTCGGCCCCTCCCCTAGAAAGCTGAGTGGCGCCCGCGAGCGTGCAGGCCGAAACCCCTCAGCGGCCGCCCGCTGTGGGAACAAAGGGGAGGGGCTCGTCACCCCCCTCATGCAGTCGTTCCGGGGCCCATAGTGGCCCCGACCATCGTTCCGCCCACGGCCCCTACGCCGGGACTTGTAGAAGAGATGGCCACCGCCCTGCCGCCTATGTCTATGGCGGGGCAGCAAGGGCCAGGAAGTCGGATGCCGAGGCCTTCCGCCATGCCTGTCTCTCGGTAAGTTGTCAAAATAAGAGAATGTCTAACTTCGGTAGTACTGAAAGGCCTTCTAGCTAGCATCGGGTGTGGTCATGCATTTAGTCCAATGATTTATTGTTTACGCCTCTAAAATATATGATCTATTGATGTTGCTCCTCTTACCAGCATGTCATTATTGTAAGGATGTTATGGTATTACTTATTGTACTTAAATAAGCAGAATGGAGCGTCTACTAATGACTTTTCTTATGTTGTAGTGCCAGTGTCATTTAGCGTCTTTGTTCTTATGTTGTACCTTTTCTTGCATGGCACCCATGGTTTTTTTCCCTACAAAAGGTGATTGATATCATATAGTTGTTTTGGCATGCGACATCTGTGAGTTTCTTTTCGCTGTCCTTAGCCCTCTTAGATTTTGGGTTCTATTGGTTGCTTTTGGGTTTCTATTGGTTGTGAATTAGAGAGCATGGAGGTTGTACATGTCTGCTGCGccgaagttttatatttttctctatTAGTCTCAATTAATATTTTACTAATTTTGTTGTCTGTTATAGTGTTATCTCGTTTGGACCGCTAAAATTACATGTCTTTTTTTTTGTACAATTGATTATCATAAACACATCAGAAAACCTATTTTGGATCTTCCTATATTTGTTTGTTCACTTCTGCAAGGTCCATCTTTAGTCCTATACTTTTGTGCTCATAGTGAAATGTCTGGCATTTTTAGACAACCtgtaaaatctgtttttttttcctTGTACAGTTACGTCGGATATCACTAGCCTCTTGCAGTAGTTCATTCCAAGAACCATCGTCCTCATATGGAGTTTAATAGATGTTAATTAGGGAGCGTCCGATGAATAACACTCTTTAAATGTGGCAGCCAAGACCTTTGACTTGACGGCCGTGCATCATGGCAATCTCTACGGCATCAACGATGTTTCCTATACCCTGCAGTGGAGGCAGTGACACCAGCAAACTCTTATCAGCAAAACTGCTTGTCTATTTCTCCTCAGAAGAAGCGCGTGTCCTGAGTTTTCACACGCATATCGCCCAGAAAACAAACGGCAGAAAATCGAAACATTTCACACGAACAGCACAAAACTGCAAGCACTACAAACCATCAATTCCTAACACGTCTGAACACGCATGCTGACATTATTCTCAACGTAGATATAATATGGATGCCCAGCATTCATTCCCGCGCAATGGCGACCAGTTGCTTGCCGACGTTGCGCCCGGTGAAGAGCCCGATGAGTGCCTCCGGCGCCTTCTCTAGCCCCTCAGCAATGTCCTCGACGTAGGCTATCTTCCCCGCCTTGAGGTACCCGACCATCTCTTGCTCGAACTTGTGGTACTGGCCGTAGTAGTCGAAGACCATGAAACCCTCCATGCGCAGGCGCTTAGTGATGATTTCAAATAGGTTGTGCACACCCTCTGGCTCCTCCAGATTGTACTGCGAGATCATTCCGCAGGTAGGGATCCGACCATGGATACGCATGTTGGGAAGCACGGCTTCCAGTGTGCTGCCACCCACGTTCTCGAAGTAGATGTCAATGCCCTCTGGGAAGTACCTGAGCAATGGTGGTAAACACAGCTGGAATGATCAGTCCCCTGTCTGGCGAGGCTGAAAGGCCCCAAGTGTACAGGTGCAAAAGAAAGAGCAGCTGACCAACCTCCTCAAGGCGGCATCGAGGTCCTGCTCTTTCTTGTAGTTGAATGCTTCATCGAAGCCAAACTTTGTTTTCAGAAGATTAACCTGAATTACGAGGAGCCGTAACCATTAACAATGAAATCTtgtaactatatatatatattagtatTGACAAGAAACAATTGAACAAGCCAGAAAAAAAAAATACAAAAAACCTTCTCGTCAGAACCAGCACTGCCGACAACATAACATCCTGTGAGCTTAGCAAACTGCCCAACAAGCTGACCAACGGCTCCtgatgctgctgagacgaagacaTAGTCGCCTTTCTTGGGCTTGCCCACATCGAAAAATCCAGCCCAAGCAGTAAGGCCCGGCATGCCTGAGTACCGTACGTAGTTAGGGAAGAAACACTTCGAAGAACAGTGTACGAATAAAGAAGTTGAGATAGGATTCTTTCAGAGGAACACAGAAACATTTGGATTCAGTAAAAGACTCTGAACGAAAAAAATAATACGAACTGTAAGTTGGATAATTAAAAGGCCACAAAATATGACAGATTTTGGAGGAAAGCCTGCTTGAGGTTGAAGGGTTAAGAGTTTGGTTGGATAGAAAAAGGCAGTCTACTAAACAATGAACTCACCAAGAACGCCTGTGTAGTAGGACAGAGGCAATTCAGGATGCTTGATCTTGAAAAATGACTCCGGGTTATGGATGAGAGTGTACTCCTCCCATCCGGTCATCCCCCACACAAGATCGCCAACCTTGAAATCCTGGTGCCCAGATGCTATCACCTTGCAGACGCCAAAGTTTTCCAAAACCTGCACGATTTGCACCAGGGTTGGAGAGTACGGATCTGTAAGGTCCCTAGATGAAAAAGAAGAGGTAAACGAAGAGAAGTAATCTATTTTTTTTTCTGAATAGTCTAGGTTGTACCGATCGAGTCAGAAAAATCTTGACACCTTTCTCTGGTAATTTGCACAAGTTCAAGAGGCGCacaatggatggatggatggatggctcCTCTTATATGACAGCAAACTAGAAAATGTTTCATATGGTTTCCCATGGTCTCACTACCCCTCAATTTTTAGTGTCGTATTAGATTTGTAATAAGTCAAGCTTTTGTGTCTTTAGTTTTTAGACTAACTACACAGAAGAATTGTTAATTATGTTAATTCAAAAATATAAGTTCACTTTAGATCCACTATGAAAAATACATATATAATTTACAATtaatatgtaataattactcttaaAATTGATGGTCGTAGATAATATTTGACTCAGGATTTTATAAAATAGATAGTCAAAAATCAACTTAGGATAAAgctaatctctactaactattaagaagtTAACATAGACCAAAAACGTGCCCCTCCTCACCTTATCACGCGCGGCATGCACCTGCTCTCCCACTCACGCTGCATGCAAACATGCAACTATGCCAGCTATGGGTGCCCCCTCATCCACTCATGCTGAGCCTCCGAAGCTAAGCCCCGTGGCTCTCTCCACTCACGCTGAATAATACGTTCTTGAGGCAAATTTTTGTATGTGTTTTTAATTAAAATAAAAATTTGAAGAAGCTCAGTGCAGCTCAGTTGGTAGATAGTATGCATGTACGCCCAGACCCGACCCCTCAAGTCCAAGTCATTGTCGAGGTAAATTTTTGTATGTGTTCTTAATTAAAAACCCTTAATTAAAAATCATTCTATGTTGGTCAAGTTTTTTAATAGATATATCCAGTTTCTTAGGCATACTTCTCTTCGTGCACAATATATAGAAAATGGTGAATAATTATAAACTACCGTCAAATTTACTCAACCATTTTCATAACACTTTTACAAAATGCTGCTTATAACTAGCAGATATGAATGCTCATATGTGAAAAGTAAGGATATAAAAATTATACCAAATGTCGTGTTAGCTACTCACAGGAGTACATTATTTATCTTCCAGATTATTTGATCTATTTTAACCTACTTATTAATGCATATAGTTATGCTATGCTAGCTTTGATGGAGATGTTTATTTCGGAAGGATAAGCTGAACCGTGTGCATTTGGTTCTTTCTCGTCTTTCTAAATTGGGTTCTTGTTGTGTTCTCAGTTGCATCTGGGCAGTGAATGGTTATTCAAGTTTTCTCAGTTAAATCTTCGACTGTGAATACATACCAAAGCATTTAGTCTATACTTAGAATATAATATTAATGTTAAGGTGATATTTTGCTACATGGATTTTTCATATCACAGTGACAGTTGTCGTTACATATCTATGTTTTATACAGATTTTTAACACTGGTGGCAACGCACAGGCACATATCTAGTAAGGCATATAAGGGAACAAAGAGAGTATGATAAGTTCAAATCCTCCCAGATTTCCCCCAAAATCATATGAATAGTGAAAAACCAAACTTTAACCGTGTCCTCAAATTTTTCCTTGATTCTCGTTGACTGCATGTTTATATAGATTTATTTAGTGATTTTATTTCAGGAAGTACTACTAAAATATATCCTATcaattctaaatcctttttcataATTTTTTTAGATTTTGTGTCTCTTCCACTTACCTTGTACAAGGCAACTAATTCTTCATATTCTATACATGCTGCAACGCTTAGGCCATGTCAAGTAGACCATCTAAATGATCGTGTAAAGTACTGTTTTACAAAATAGATTGTATTGTCTGTAGAGTAGAGTTTAAAATAAAAGTAAAATAGGAATAGAATAGAGAGTCTGATAGAGATAGTCTTAATGAAGATGTCAAGACACCTCTTTTAATCGGGGCCGTTCCTGAGATTTTAGGGGCCCTAGGCGAAAACTTATAAATATGCCCTTTTAACCCATGTATACATATAATATCTATATATATGCATATATATAATTATAAACATATATGTTGAAAGGTTCAAAAATTATATTAACTAAATTAATAAAAACTTACTTGGCACATTGGATTATCTTATAAAGTTTCTTCGAACATTCTTTGATACAGAGATATTGAGTATGTTATTAATATCGACAGATACTATTTCAATCTTGATGATATGATATAACCATATATGTGGACGTAATCGTAGCTTGTCTCTCATATAACCGTAATTACTTGGCAAGAATTAGGGCACTTTGGAAATAGGAAATGACGTATACCGTATACTAGTAAAGTGTTCGTACATTGCTACGTTTTCTATTTACGATTAAGTATATAATATAAAACATAAAGACATGTGTGTTCTATTGGCTAAGTGAGTGTAAATGTTGGTTTAAAGCCAACAACCATGGTTTGAATCCTCATTGTACATAATGTTAGCATTTTTCATTTAAATATAGAATGCACAATGACAGTGGAAATCATGGAACTAGAAAAATGGTGTTTAAATATAGTAGAGACGTGAACGTGATCATAACTTGGCTTAGATATTTTGATCGATCAACTAACAAAGTAAATGTTGTTTGTTTAGTCTGATTTAGTCACCAAGCACTATAATTAAATATATATTTAGTGGGGGCCCTAACATTTTAGGGGCCCTGGGCGGCCGCCCGGCTCGACCACCCCAGGTCCGGCCCTGCTTTTAATGCAGAAAAACCGATTGATCTATCACTTAGAGGTTTACGTGTGAGTGTTAGATGGCGTTAAAACACTTGAAATTGGACAGATGACAGAATCGACTATTGTTAGATTGATCATGAAATGTTCGATACATAGATTAAAAAGAACAAAAACGTTGGCAAAATTATTTCTAGAAAGCCAAATTGAAATATTATAAAGTGGAACCAAATACAGCAAACGTACAAATCAAAAAAACACCAAaaaatgaatatatatatatatatatatatatatatatatatatatatatatatatatatatatatatatatatatatatatatatataatgtaaTCCAAATGGCCATTGTCAATATTGAACAATCAATTTAGACCAACTAAACATATAACTTACACACAAACATCAATAATAAAATATGCTATTATAAGTCCCTGTTTGGTTTGAGAGACTAAAGATTAGTCATTACATTTTAATATTATTTAGTCCATAAATGGCTAAACGATGGGACTAAAACAGGTAATAAAGTGTTTTAGTCTATAGTCCTCCAAAGGATGACTAAAGatgactaaaccatattaattctaCTTCTGCACCTTTTATTTTAGTTGCACTAATGGTAAATAATGCTAAGTGTGATATTTTTGGTCTTCTTATGATTTATTTAATGTGTTCTACATATTTTTAGTCTATATAACTAAATATGGTAGAGACTAAATTTTAGTTCCTAACTAAATTTTAGTCtctagactaaagaaaccaaacgtGCCCTAGGTCTGAAAGTACTTGCCAATCGACGAAGCGCGTTACGTATTTGTCCAAGTGGCACGCGTTGTCTGAAATAGCAAGATGACCACGAAGATGATCCTTGCGTTGGATAAAAAAAAAACAGCAGCGGCCAAGCCATATGCAGGCGTGCAGACATATACTATCATCTCGGATAAAAAAACAGATCAGAGGATTTGAATCATAGATTAGGGAGGCTGGATATGGCCGTAACGTGAATGAGCATAGCCGGCACGGAGAGAATATACAAATTGCAAGCGTGTGAGGGCTGGTGTGTCATGCGCATGAACGATGATGGCCTGCAGACTGCTGTTACACCTGCGTCTTATAACCGTAAACCATTTTCTCATGATTATACTGAAATTACTATATGATGCCAGCCTCTATCCTAGATCTGTCATGACCCTCTCAGTTTAGCCAcacaagggcttgttcggttattctttTTCTATATGGACTACATATAATTATAAAAATTATAAATTTTTTTGACTTGCTTAGAATTAAAATCTACTCAATCCTACCAACTTAGACtttgttcggttaatcccgttatCTATGGATTAGATGAGATTAGAAAAAATTAAGAAAAAAGTTTGACTTtcttgggatttaaacccacccaatcccactcaatccatgtggattgagagctaaccgaacaagcccttactgGATTGAGACCAAAACGAACAAACTCTaaagccttgttcgtttgtgccggattgataggtcggaacgattcctaaccggattcattctctaatttatataaactttgattagttaAAACGATTCCGGGTACCATCCGATACAAACGAACAAAGCTTAAGCCGGACATCTTTGCCGTGTAATTTTTTCAGCTTTGCACGGGGAGCGTACGGCCCCACCTGAACTCGCAGCTTGTGGTGAGGATGGAAGCCAAAAGAAGATCCAACGAACCAGAAATCGTGTGACATATCACATCAAATCTGCCGAGTGAAGTATAGCTTTACTGAAGTTAAAATATGGATTAGTGCATTAAACTAAGAAACTAAAACTATGGACTACTTTTTCATAGAATGTTCtatttagggcctgtttgtttaacccatggattatataatctagattatttttggaggattatataatctggattatataatctggattatataatctggattatataatctgagtagtcccATTTGTTTATCCAGATTATTTGAGTTATTAATaggattcttttgtatgaggaagACAATAATGCCAATGGTGGgttataatggcaatggtgggtaatttctaggaaacttgaaagggtagtggggaagtgggaaaaaaataatctgaaataagcacctcctcacttgcttatggattatcataatccaagaggttaaattatataatctcggcaaataagctggactgtttgtttgactcttaggattatttaatctaaattatataatctgaggggtaaacaaacaggcccttactCCCTTCCCTATTTTTACCTTAGAACCTTTTGGATTTATCTTTGTTTGGTTCTTTTATATCGGTTTCCCCACATCCGCGAGAACGCGGAAAGAGAAGGGTGCTGTGACTGCGAGTTCATATAAAAGAAGGGGGGCAAAACAGAGAAGAAAGACAAGAAAGAATAGGAAAAACCGAGGCCGAGAAAAAAACTCTAGTAGATACTCTAAAATAGAAGTAATAATATACCAATACAAGAATTAGGGACAAAAAATAGAAAATTAATATTCGCCGAGTGTACGACTTGGTCATTGATTTGTTCCTAGTGTTGTTACATATAATTTAATTACCTCCCCCACGACGAAGTCCGGGACGTAGCTGGGCCTCTCGTGCTTGGTCATACGGCCGCGCATGTAAGGGTCGCACGACACGTAGAGGTTCTTGAGCACCATGGCCGTCGACCCCGGCGGCACGGCCACGCGCGCGGTGCCTGTGACCACCTCCATGTCGTCCGCGCCGGGGAACCCCGTCACGTAGCGCTTCAGTACCACCCGCTTGTTCGCCACCTCCTGCCCCGCCATGGCTGTGCTGCTCTCCGCTCAATCTCAGTCCTGGTTTGCCTCTAGGCGACGGGTGGGTTTCGTTTCGGATTGGCAGACGCCTGGAGAGTGCGGGTGCTGCGTTGTGTGGGGGAGTCCAAGGCGAAGCCTTTTTCTGGCCTGTGGTCCGTGGAGGCTGAGGGTACAGACGGAGTACAGTAGATATCTTCCAACCACTAGCCAACAACGCGCGCCATGGTCCGTTGAGGCGTTAATTTCAGTGACTGGTGCTAGATCTAATGAAAGAAAGTGGTCTTTACTGCTAGTTACGTTAATTACTGATTAAAACAAGATATAACACATGAGTATCAAAAAAATTCTTGTCTATCTATCACAGATTTTATGCTCTAACTTCAACAGATTGTTTGACCAATTTAAAGATGTCAAACGCAAAAAACTCGATCACAACGTGAAAGTTGTAGGTCTATTTTTTCTCTTTCTTTTAGATAAATAGATTGCCTATTTTGGATAAAGAAAGTGGGAGATCAATggttttttggctttttgtgggtTATGTGACGAAACAAAATGAATataaaggtaggattatacctcacgaGCAACCTTAATCTTGATATCGCTTGATATAAGCAAGGCCTGATCTTTCGTgaggtacgataacttgattgagtggagatctcgatgtTGTTCATCCAATGCTCGGAGCGAACATATCATCGCAATCAATACACCACtattccgttggttatcacctgtgacacacgaatgacctggtcacgaaggcttatccctacaAGAACAATCAagcacacaagcaagaacaggaagaacACAACCAAAAATTATGTTGATTACGAGTTGGGGTCTTACAAAACGATGAACGACGATATTGTTCGATGAcagatatgatctaagcaaaacccaaaccttaaTATAGCGGCAACTGCTGataaaatagaggttaggggcgTGTGTGACCCCTGGTTGCACCCCTAATAGGCTACAACACGCTACATGGCCTAGCAGCCCAAGAGACAGTATCACACCACCAAAATAAAATATGAACTCTAACTTGTTTCGATGATTCCCTCTGACTTCGAATGAATTTTAAGTTGGTTCTAGTTGGGTTAGAAATTTTATCTCCTTATATTTCCATCCATATAAAGTCCAACTTAATCGGAGTTTAGATTCATCCTGAGTGTCCGTTTTAATGCAGACTGGTCATGGACTCCAAGGTGGAAATGAAGTTGAGTCGGACTTGGCTTTTTCTTATTGCGAACGTCATAGCTTCTCCTCCTTGACGTTttagcctttcccaagtccttgttgGTCCTTTCCAAGGTTTCTAATCATAAAAACATCCATGgcaccaagcgtaagctctaaaacacaattcACTAGGTTAgaatgaacctggagatttagctgtcgtgcacatgCTCGTGTTGTCGGTCCATGCATTGTTTGTATGGGAGTGATGAACTCATCATCCTCTTTCACACTTGGATTCAGGGGtccaaacccgggcgcgaaatcacaaagtgtgctaggatcaaatctcacacatatgatgactcatggtacagaaacaaatgtcacatctttaatctATAACAGAGTTCTGtataaaatagttaaataattacatcatacgaaaacaacgatccagcaattatagttgactgagagacgacggcctagaccactcacgtactcatcacagcatccttcatgcgcctcctcctgtggtacctgttcttgacctaggggatgtgagtacagcaaggttgagctcacatacgttcatcgctcaacaagttgtggggaataatgtgcatgaactcaccaaaggtgagagctcatgtgaagtgtaaggcttaccaaaggatatGGTTacaactgagcattgcttttagagttggtcgaaattttattagcagttactaagtgtaagtagataccaaccatattaaataagagatcgcaattgataataacacccgccatgcaatgcatatgagagATTAAGTTtacttccataaattaatcatgtgagtgtccgagtcgctcatgaccgtgagcacgactgatataccggttttacactctatagaggttgcacatatttaccaacaagtcatgttacccatttgccatggggttgatcggaccccatacacctctaccgaggaagcgaggcagggtagcactacaaggcctttccaaagttctacTAGTTCGAGAAAATGCGCTACGGATTCAGAAAGAAGGAAGCATATGAATTCCTTTGTTTAAAAATCTTTATAGACAGTTCGACCCAAGGACTTCCCTATACTCTAGCAGCAATGCCTCCCCGCTTGGCCCTTCCGGGTAagataatctctccctagcttttctaattacttggccaagggcgtcccattccacccttatgatagcactgttttcccgggtggttctccatgttccaattaacaatatgatcttatcatgaacaataattaaaatgaCAACATAATTgtaacatgatcataataaaacattagtttcccaaaaccaaatagagcaatagcaaatctacccaatagttcatctaTTTGTATGGTGGGggaataaacaatgctagggaacctattaggtcccatcaaattaaactGAGCATAtcacagtgattaacatgaacattattaggtaaagaagagtgatcaaggacacaacttgccttagacttgagatcccCAGGTACCCgcttgctcttcaagtgactcgtaacctcgctactattcatagcaatacaaacaaacatcgtataggcaaaattaagatcacaccaaacataagaacaaactgcataataatgttctatgcatcgtaactagatcctaggtttgagaaccactaaattcgaagttacggttaacgagttatgattttctgaagatttagGTGTTAGATATAGAACAAATTAAGTGTATAATTCTAACCCATACTTCATAACAAAATAAGGTTGATAgaagataaacaatattattatgaatttaatgcaactagaaaggatcaatttggagctaattaaagaagttatgaatttattaAGGTCTAGgatttattttctattttaaaaTCATTTTTCTGATTTGTTTTATTAACTTGAGAGATTGCATTTGGACTCCATGTATTAATTCAGAAAAGACCAGGGTTTGAATCATAAACTTTAGGGCCCTTCCGCAATTATTCTACATTTATTATGAACTTCAGGTTTATATCAAGAATTGCTAGGGACATTAGCAAAAAGGGCGGGCCAAAGGGGTATCGCGTTACTGCAACCGTCCGATCGAAAATggaccacctagatcaaatcattCCACACAATGAACCAGCGCCATCTACAGGTCGCTGGATGAAGATCCGAACGCCCAAACCTAATCAGTCAAAATGGTACCAGATATGTAATCCTGACCCTCAGATTTGAGATCAACGCTCCATATTACCCTATATCCAGATCTAATATGAACCCTACATCCTCGATCCAACGATCGGATATGGAGGCAAGCGATCTAGAAAGTGCGTCTAATCCTGGCCTTACCTCAGCCGATCAACGGCCATAAACCTTTTCCCCTCCCACACTGGCGCgctagacgacggtgcaacccaaCCCCACGGCGGTGCAGTTCACCGGAGCGCGGTAATGTAGCGTCCTAGTGCGC harbors:
- the LOC100285730 gene encoding NADP-dependent oxidoreductase P2 (The RefSeq protein has 2 substitutions compared to this genomic sequence), yielding MAGQEVANKRVVLKRYVTGFPGADDMEVVTGTARVAVPPGSTAMVLKNLYVSCDPYMRGRMTKHERPSYVPDFVVGEVLENFGVCKVIASGHQDFKVGDLVWGMTGWEEYTLIHNPESFFKIKHPELPLSYYTGVLGMPGLTAWAGFFDVGKPKKGDYVFVSAASGAVGQLVGQFAKLTGCYVVGSAGSDEKVNLLKTKFGFDEAFNYKKEQDLDAALRRYFPEGIDIYFENVGGSTLEAVLPNMRIHGRIPTCGMISQYNLEEPEGVHNLFEIIAKRLRMEGFMVFDYYGQYHKFEQEMAGYLKAGKIAYVEDIAEGLEKAPEALIGLFTGRNVGKQLVAIARE